Proteins from one Leptospira meyeri genomic window:
- a CDS encoding RNA polymerase sigma factor, whose translation MSQIYERSHKRIYDFLYKYTQNADTAMDLMQDSFLSFHKHYGNAGLSEEKSVMVLYTIARNLSINYAKKFSTTREIVSDEIEFHSHNPKLETKAEYQDLEDRLYSFLGELSEEERSALLLKNVEGFQLVQIAEVLGVSVSTASRLVIRATEKVLAIAKRENLVPD comes from the coding sequence ATGAGTCAAATTTATGAAAGAAGCCATAAACGGATTTATGACTTCCTCTACAAGTACACTCAAAATGCGGACACGGCAATGGATTTGATGCAAGACAGTTTCTTAAGTTTCCATAAACATTATGGTAACGCTGGCCTTTCGGAAGAGAAGTCCGTCATGGTTTTGTACACAATTGCCCGCAATTTATCGATTAATTATGCTAAAAAGTTTTCTACAACAAGAGAGATTGTTTCCGATGAGATCGAGTTTCATAGCCACAATCCAAAACTCGAAACCAAAGCGGAATACCAAGACTTAGAAGATCGGCTTTATTCCTTTTTGGGAGAACTCTCGGAAGAAGAGCGGTCTGCCTTGTTACTCAAAAATGTGGAAGGGTTTCAGCTTGTACAAATTGCTGAGGTCTTAGGAGTTTCGGTTTCTACTGCTTCTCGTTTGGTCATTAGGGCCACTGAGAAAGTGTTGGCCATAGCCAAAAGAGAAAATCTGGTACCGGATTAG
- the sthA gene encoding Si-specific NAD(P)(+) transhydrogenase, producing MSINRFDLLAIGGGPAAQKAAIQASKMGKKAAIIEKDPYLGGGCVHYGTIPSKSLQETSRFYRNLKLSNLHGLQSPQPAMLTLQELMFRASTVIEKEEDVTREQMIQNRVTTLTGWGKIVDSNHVEVTDSAGRKKVYETENILIATGSSPRRPTNENIPFEDGLVYDSDGLFAMKKMPASLAVVGAGIIGSEYATIFAHIGVKVHLFDSQSRILGFLDEDVSGEMTRIMQQSGISIHVDSSITKYNKLPNEEGFELTTNKGEVVRVNQVLISRGRLGNVDNLGLESVGIVPNDRKQIVVNENYQTNISNIYACGDVIGFPSLASVSMYQGAYVAKHMFGHPSVPVDAEEFPIGIYTLPEIATIGPTEEALKARGVSYGVGMARFDTITRAQISGDQVGLLKIIFDNQSRRVLGVHIISDKATELIALGQCVVNLKAPIEYFTEHIFNYPTMIGAYKNAANDALLREK from the coding sequence ATGTCCATCAATCGTTTTGATTTACTCGCCATCGGGGGCGGTCCTGCCGCGCAAAAAGCTGCTATCCAAGCAAGCAAAATGGGAAAAAAAGCAGCCATTATAGAAAAAGACCCTTACTTGGGTGGAGGTTGTGTCCATTATGGAACCATCCCCTCCAAATCCTTACAAGAAACAAGTCGCTTCTATCGAAATTTAAAATTGTCCAATCTACACGGATTACAATCACCACAACCAGCGATGCTTACTTTACAGGAGCTTATGTTTCGTGCCTCCACTGTGATTGAAAAAGAAGAAGATGTCACCCGGGAACAAATGATCCAAAACCGAGTCACTACTCTTACCGGTTGGGGGAAGATCGTCGATTCCAATCATGTAGAAGTGACAGACTCCGCCGGTAGAAAAAAAGTCTATGAAACCGAGAACATTCTCATTGCCACGGGTAGTAGTCCTCGTAGGCCCACAAACGAAAACATTCCTTTTGAAGATGGACTGGTCTACGACAGTGATGGGCTTTTTGCGATGAAAAAGATGCCTGCTTCTTTAGCCGTAGTTGGTGCAGGAATCATTGGGTCGGAATACGCTACAATTTTTGCTCATATCGGCGTGAAAGTTCATCTTTTTGATTCCCAAAGTCGAATCCTTGGTTTTCTGGATGAAGATGTATCGGGTGAAATGACTCGGATCATGCAACAATCAGGGATTTCCATTCATGTGGATTCTTCCATAACAAAATACAACAAACTTCCGAATGAAGAAGGATTCGAACTCACAACTAACAAAGGAGAGGTGGTTCGAGTCAATCAAGTTTTGATTTCTCGTGGCAGATTGGGGAATGTAGATAACTTAGGATTAGAATCAGTTGGAATCGTTCCAAACGACAGAAAACAAATTGTGGTAAATGAAAATTACCAAACCAATATTTCTAATATCTATGCTTGTGGAGATGTCATTGGATTTCCTAGTTTGGCATCTGTCTCCATGTACCAAGGAGCTTATGTCGCAAAACATATGTTTGGTCACCCATCGGTGCCTGTAGATGCAGAAGAATTCCCCATTGGGATTTATACATTGCCGGAAATTGCCACCATTGGACCAACGGAAGAAGCTCTCAAAGCCCGTGGAGTTTCCTATGGAGTGGGAATGGCAAGGTTTGATACCATCACCCGCGCTCAGATCAGTGGAGACCAAGTGGGTCTTCTAAAAATCATTTTTGATAACCAATCGAGAAGAGTTTTGGGAGTTCATATCATTTCTGATAAAGCAACAGAGCTCATTGCTCTTGGGCAGTGTGTGGTAAATCTCAAGGCTCCGATTGAGTATTTCACCGAACACATTTTTAACTACCCAACAATGATTGGTGCCTATAAAAATGCTGCAAATGATGCCCTTTTAAGAGAAAAATAA
- a CDS encoding HAMP domain-containing protein — MSQNHKKTFRFHYLIDKEFQLKFLAHYSLLFISGVLVTLGFLYWLNQAKYDGGAVFRLRQDAQTVFWKVENEDPSPGETKEKFVPREIYLPSYDHQLNMYTIQFDAVVTLSILYLLLITVFSVFKSHKMAGPVFSIKRSLQRMASGDPIETIRIRKGDEFQELVEVLNEVIQKRVAGSPSRK; from the coding sequence ATGTCTCAAAATCACAAAAAAACCTTTCGTTTTCACTATCTCATCGATAAGGAATTCCAATTAAAGTTTTTAGCTCATTATTCTTTGTTATTTATATCTGGGGTACTTGTGACTTTAGGTTTTCTCTATTGGTTGAACCAAGCCAAGTATGATGGAGGTGCCGTGTTTCGTCTTCGCCAGGATGCACAAACTGTGTTTTGGAAAGTAGAAAACGAAGATCCATCTCCTGGTGAAACAAAAGAGAAGTTTGTCCCTCGCGAGATTTACCTTCCTAGTTATGACCACCAACTGAATATGTATACCATTCAGTTTGATGCAGTTGTCACACTTTCTATCCTGTATTTACTTTTGATCACTGTATTTTCTGTTTTCAAATCACATAAAATGGCAGGGCCTGTTTTTAGTATCAAACGATCTTTACAGCGTATGGCATCGGGAGATCCCATTGAAACCATTCGCATTCGAAAAGGTGATGAGTTCCAAGAATTGGTGGAAGTGTTGAATGAAGTCATTCAAAAACGAGTGGCTGGTTCTCCCAGTCGTAAGTAA
- a CDS encoding FecR family protein has translation MNEFDKQHTIAKWEELLRKPAKKTESVVFPSWETVSKRQIQFEYRPEPISSNNVISFFRKPMGLAFVGGSALSLAAALFFVFFLNPSAPDRSEVAVSAAKESKPVVSPLKVLVSSVKGKVSVLPQGSSKPVPLVKLYQLASGDIVITEGTSQIDLDFETGSWMRITPNSEVVMDVIEKSNDSQSQKFSVKKGKIFASVSKLSKDSHFVVQAGEHLTQVRGTVFSVQFDGQSEIVAVREGSVAVGDLILNSRQQTVIKLGETLPFSSSALHSKEEKELKAFQTQTILARESMLYEEHARLELVRLEDGTEYRGVILGQSETHLHFQGLEGLIEIPIQKILETEKIR, from the coding sequence ATGAACGAATTTGATAAGCAACATACAATCGCTAAATGGGAAGAACTCCTTCGGAAACCCGCCAAAAAGACGGAATCGGTTGTTTTTCCTTCCTGGGAAACTGTATCAAAACGTCAGATCCAATTCGAATACAGACCAGAACCAATTTCTAGCAATAACGTAATTTCTTTTTTCCGCAAACCTATGGGGCTTGCATTTGTTGGAGGGTCAGCTTTATCTCTTGCGGCGGCTCTTTTCTTTGTTTTTTTCCTAAATCCATCTGCACCAGATCGATCTGAAGTGGCAGTTTCTGCAGCCAAAGAATCCAAACCGGTGGTTTCACCTCTAAAAGTTCTTGTTTCTTCAGTGAAGGGAAAGGTTTCCGTTCTTCCGCAAGGAAGTTCCAAACCTGTTCCTCTGGTAAAACTCTACCAACTAGCGTCCGGAGATATTGTCATTACGGAAGGGACTTCGCAAATTGATCTGGATTTTGAAACTGGTTCTTGGATGCGGATTACTCCTAATTCAGAAGTAGTGATGGACGTAATCGAAAAATCAAATGATTCTCAATCGCAAAAGTTCTCTGTGAAAAAAGGGAAGATCTTTGCTTCCGTTTCTAAACTTTCTAAAGATAGCCATTTTGTTGTGCAGGCTGGTGAACATCTTACACAAGTTAGAGGAACTGTTTTCAGCGTCCAATTTGATGGACAATCGGAAATTGTGGCAGTGCGAGAAGGTTCGGTGGCAGTAGGGGATCTCATTCTTAATTCCCGACAACAAACGGTGATCAAACTTGGAGAAACATTGCCTTTCTCTTCATCTGCGTTGCATTCGAAAGAAGAGAAAGAACTCAAAGCATTTCAAACACAAACCATTCTTGCTCGTGAGTCAATGCTGTACGAAGAACACGCAAGATTAGAACTTGTACGATTGGAAGATGGAACAGAATACCGAGGAGTCATTCTTGGTCAGTCAGAAACACACCTTCACTTCCAAGGATTAGAAGGTTTGATTGAAATACCGATCCAAAAGATCTTAGAAACAGAAAAAATTCGTTAA
- a CDS encoding TIGR04452 family lipoprotein, translated as MNQTYFFSNVLLILMSFGIGCSQPTLARLSSDNILGADAKAKLLEASRRIDGVKFAPLGVGSAGAEASSSLLNGVLIPILAEINPDKYYKRDTVDSCEKNIYLLGLALPNYASVELSCEIKEVTTFDF; from the coding sequence ATGAACCAAACCTATTTCTTTTCAAATGTCCTCCTCATCTTAATGAGTTTTGGAATTGGATGCAGCCAACCAACACTTGCTAGGTTGAGTTCTGATAATATCCTTGGTGCAGATGCGAAAGCAAAACTGTTAGAAGCTTCACGTAGGATTGATGGAGTCAAATTTGCGCCACTGGGTGTCGGTTCGGCTGGAGCAGAAGCCTCATCCTCCTTATTGAATGGAGTTTTAATTCCAATTCTTGCCGAGATCAACCCAGACAAATACTACAAACGAGACACCGTGGACTCATGTGAAAAGAATATCTACCTTTTGGGTTTGGCACTCCCAAACTATGCCTCCGTTGAACTTTCTTGCGAAATCAAAGAGGTAACAACTTTCGATTTTTAG